One Cryptomeria japonica chromosome 9, Sugi_1.0, whole genome shotgun sequence genomic window carries:
- the LOC131044598 gene encoding 3-ketoacyl-CoA synthase 4-like encodes MKPWVGFLCLLLLLLRISSVLWHLFGAAALGWLLNQILGKRGRRECYLVDFTFYKPPAEHLPFDKDGAYHSRTFQIPVENISALQSGGRDFAAALRFQRRNGGDIGGSACGDGGDLLRIGGQVLRQDGCHAARHRYTHRNGLRFHGGGLARRRRFSGEHGKRSVALGGAALLLSNKPQDAVRARLRLLHSIRTSVAADDEAYGCISVTEDDDGVYGVRLRPSLHTIAPNLTKLCPKVLPLREQLYYAYNWLCIKLLKMKVEAYVPNFKLAFQHFCVHPGARGVISGIGKSLKLNEYDLEASCMALFRFGNTSTSGVWYEMAYLHAKGRLKVGERVLQIALGSGVKCNTAVWEVVREKYPLESSCWDDCLHRYPCDTKKNYTDDFCDPRLSRVTPSIQPTSNDLDTNTI; translated from the exons ATGAAGCCTTGGGTTGGTTTTCTATGCTTGCTACTGCTGCTTCTCCGCATCAGCTCAGTGCTTTGGCACCTATTTGGGGCGGCGGCGCTGGGGTGGCTGCTAAATCAAATCCTCGGCAAACGAGGGCGGCGAGAATGTTATCTTGTCGACTTCACCTTCTACAAACCGCCGGCGGAGCATTTACCTTTCGACAAGGACGGAGCCTATCATTCCAGAACATTTCAAATTCCAGTGGAAAATATTTCTGCGCTCCAGTCTGGGGGAAGAGACTTCGCTGCCGCGCTTCGTTTTCAACGACGAAATGGTGGCGACATTGGAGGAAGCGCGTGTGGAGATGGAGGAGACCTTCTTCGCATCGGCGGACAAGTTCTTCGCCAGGACGGGTGTCACGCCGCAAGACATCGATATACTCATCGTAACGGTCTCCGCTTTCACGGCGGCGGCCTCGCACGC CGCCGGCGTTTTAGCGGTGAACATGGCAAAAGATCTGTTGCTC TTGGCGGCGCCGCCTTGCTTCTCTCCAACAAACCGCAAGACGCCGTCCGAGCCAGATTGCGGCTTCTCCATTCAATTCGGACCAGCGTGGCCGCCGACGACGAGGCCTACGGTTGCATATCTGTGACGGAGGACGATGACGGCGTCTACGGGGTCCGTCTCCGCCCTTCTCTACACACAATTGCTCCCAACTTAACCAAGCTCTGCCCCAAAGTCCTTCCGTTGCGCGAGCAGCTGTACTACGCCTACAATTGGCTGTGCATAAAGTTGTTGAAGATGAAGGTGGAGGCCTATGTTCCCAACTTCAAGCTGGCGTTCCAGCATTTTTGCGTCCACCCGGGAGCTCGCGGCGTCATCAGCGGAATCGGGAAAAGCCTGAAGCTGAATGAGTACGACCTGGAGGCGTCGTGCATGGCGCTGTTTCGGTTCGGCAACACGTCGACGAGCGGCGTGTGGTACGAAATGGCGTACTTGCATGCAAAAGGGCGGCTCAAGGTTGGCGAGCGCGTGCTGCAGATTGCGTTGGGATCAGGGGTCAAGTGCAACACCGCTGTTTGGGAAGTAGTGAGAGAAAAGTATCCTTTGGAGAGCAGCTGCTGGGACGACTGCCTTCACAGGTATCCCTGCGATACGAAAAAAAACTACACGGATGATTTCTGTGACCCGCGGTTAAGTCGTGTCACCCCTAGTATACAACCTACTTCCAACGACTTGGACACCAACACTATCTGA